Within Porites lutea chromosome 2, jaPorLute2.1, whole genome shotgun sequence, the genomic segment TTTGAGTTTGGTGGTGGAACTGCTCCAGCAGTCATTCAGTTCAGTGGAAGAGTTGCTAAAGTTTATAACAGAGAAGCTTGACTACCTTACCACAGCTAGACCAACAGCTGTAAATATATCAGAGACTGCAAAAGATCTAGTGTCTTTTGTTACATATTTATCTTCAGTTAAAAGTGACCCTCAGGATATTAAGATAAAAGTCATTGAGGAAATTGAAGGAATGCTGGCAAAAGATGTGAGCGATAATCAGGCTGTTGGCAGGTACGGGGCAGATCATATGGTACAGCTGACAAGCTCCGAAAAGTTGAAAGTACTCACTCATTGTAACACTGGCTCTTTAGCAACAGCTGGCTATGGAACTGCTCTGGGAGTCATCAGAAAGCTATATGAACAAGAGAGGATTGAACATGTCTTCTGCACAGAAACAAGACCTTACAACCAAGGTTCACGGCTGACTGCTTATGAATTGGTCTATGAGAATATTCCATCCACTTTAGTAGCCGACTCCATGGTGTCTTTGCTCATGAAGACCAAGGGAGTGCATGTGGTTGTTGTTGGTGCCGATAGAGTTGTTGCTAATGGAGATACCGCAAACAAGATTGGAACATATCAGATAGCTATATCTGGTTAGTGCAAAGCATTGAAATTATATaagtaaaaatttttctttcttgtgtaCAGTGTTTGTAACTCTTACGAAACTATGCATGGATTGAAGCATGATATATGTTAGTATAAATTAGCTTAAAAGTAGAAGTGACAATTtatatttttgaattttctagatctttaatttttggaatttgttAGAACTATTGGTACATCATGTTTTGTTATAGTATATgacatttttaacttttattgtattttttttcttttttgcatatatttttttcctttcttgaccTAATAATATTGTAAGAACTGTTTTTTAGTAATGATATCGTAAGAACTGATCATGGGTTTTACAAACAATGGGTTTCCACATATCAAGATTATAATTAGTTATCATCTATCAATTATCTCAAAAAATAATTGAATAACTTGCGTTGAAGTAGTCTAATCAATATACAGTGTATTTCTGCGTGAAAGTGTATAAAAGTGTGATCTGATTCAAACATGTTCAAACT encodes:
- the LOC140929102 gene encoding methylthioribose-1-phosphate isomerase-like — protein: MCLLAIKYHRGHLDILNQLLLPHESVYEEISCVEDGWQAIRSMKVRGAPAIAIVGALSLVVELLQQSFSSVEELLKFITEKLDYLTTARPTAVNISETAKDLVSFVTYLSSVKSDPQDIKIKVIEEIEGMLAKDVSDNQAVGRYGADHMVQLTSSEKLKVLTHCNTGSLATAGYGTALGVIRKLYEQERIEHVFCTETRPYNQGSRLTAYELVYENIPSTLVADSMVSLLMKTKGVHVVVVGADRVVANGDTANKIGTYQIAISAKYHMVPFYVAAPSTSIDLSLESGEHISIEERPAHELTTLGDVRIAAHGIGCWNPGFDITPAELITGGIITEYGVFKPHELKQALMKRIQGSFL